The following are from one region of the Capsicum annuum cultivar UCD-10X-F1 chromosome 1, UCD10Xv1.1, whole genome shotgun sequence genome:
- the LOC107869421 gene encoding protein disulfide isomerase-like 1-4 yields the protein MAMKKYVILSIFLLSVIFFRRGLSLDSKSVEVEEEDLSFLEEEDSAAYSDSNHPYGGQHDYENYEDLEDDSSGDGHDSYEPPVVDEKDVAVLKEGNFSEFISKNKYVMIEFYAPWCGHCQALAPEYAAAATELKGESVMLAKVDATEEAQLAQNYDVQGYPTVFFFIDGVHKPYNGERNKDAIISWIKKKTGPVLSNITSVEEAERILKDEKKVVLGYLNDLVGDKSEELAAAAALEDDVNFYQTASPDVAKLFHIDSQAKRPALVIIKKEAESINHFVGEFIKSAIAEFVFENKLPLVTNFTRESASEIFENPIKKQLILFATSKDSDKFLPIFQEAVKAFKGKLISVFVEIDNQDVGKPVSEYFGVSGDAPKVLAYTGNEDGRKFLLEGEITLDGVKSFGETFLQDNLKPFYKSDPIPETNDRDVKIVVGNNFDEIVLDESKDVLLEIYAPWCGHCQALDPIYNKLGKHLRGVDSLVIAKMDGTTNEHPRAKSDGFPTLLFFPAGNKSFDPITVDTDRTVVAFYKFLKKHASTPFKIQKPASTQKTTESDVSSSQESTNSDAKDEL from the exons ATGGCAATGAAGAAATATGTAATTCTCTCAATTTTTCTACTCTCTGTCATTTTCTTTAGAAGGGGGTTATCTTTAGACAGCAAATCCGTTGAAGTCGAAGAAGAGGATCTCAGTTTCCTGGAAGAAGAGGATTCTGCTGCTTATTCAGATTCCAATCATCCATACGGTGGCCAGCATGATTACGAGAACTATGAAGATCTCGAGGATGACTCTTCAGGTGATGGACACGACTCGTACGAGCCCCCGGTAGTGGATGAGAAGGATGTGGCTGTACTGAAGGAAGGGAATTTCAGTGAATTTATTTCGAAGAATAAGTATGTTATGATTGAGTTCTATGCGCCTTGGTGTGGTCATTGTCAGGCACTTGCACCGGAGTATGCTGCCGCAGCCACTGAGCTGAAAGGAGAGAGTGTTATGCTTGCTAAAGTGGATGCTACTGAGGAAGCTCAGTTGGCTCAAAATTACGATGTGCAAGGATATCCCACAGTTTTCTTCTTCATTGATGGTGTTCACAAGCCCTACAATGGTGAAAGGAATAa GGATGCTATTATTTCATGGATAAAAAAGAAGACCGGGCCTGTTCTATCCAACATAACGTCTGTAGAGGAGGCAGAACGTATCTTGAAAGATGAGAAAAAAGTAGTTTTGGGTTATTTGAATGATTTAGTG GGTGATAAAAGTGAAGAGCTTGCTGCAGCTGCTGCACTTGAAGATGATGTCAACTTCTATCAGACTGCCAGTCCAGATGTGGCAAAACTCTTCCATATTGATTCTCAAGCCAAACGTCCAGCTCTTGTCATAATTAAGAAGGAAGCTGAGAGTATCAACCACTTTG TTGGTGAATTCATCAAGTCAGCAATAGCTGAGTTTGTTTTCGAGAACAAGCTTCCTCTTGTCACCAATTTTACTCGGGAAAGTGCCTCAGAGATATTTGAAAATCCCATTAAGAAGCAG TTGATACTTTTTGCCACTTCGAAAGATTCAGACAAGTTCTTGCCAATATTTCAAGAAGCTGTGAAAGCTTTTAAAGGGAAG CTTATCTCTGTGTTTGTTGAAATCGACAATCAAGATGTTGGAAAACCAGTTTCAGAGTACTTTGGTGTTAGTGGTGATGCCCCCAAA GTCCTTGCATATACAGGAAATGAGGATGGGAGGAAGTTTTTACTGGAAGGTGAAATAACCTTGGATGGTGTTAAG TCATTTGGGGAGACATTTTTGCAAGACAATTTAAAGCCCTTCTATAAATCTGATCCAATCCCTGAGACA AATGATAGGGATGTCAAAATTGTGGTTGGCAATAACTTTGACGAAATTGTTTTGGATGAATcaaaagatgttcttcttgag ATATATGCTCCTTGGTGTGGGCATTGTCAAGCACTAGATCCCATATACAACAAGCTTGGCAAGCATTTAAGAGGCGTTGACTCCCTTGTTATTGCCAAGATGGATGGTACAACAAATGAGCACCCCCGAGCGAAG TCTGACGGATTCCCAACACTTCTGTTCTTCCCAGCTGGCAACAAGAGCTTTGATCCG ATTACTGTTGACACAGATCGTACAGTGGTTGCCTTTTACAAATTCCTGAAAAAACATGCATCTACTCCGTTCAAGATTCAAAAGCCAGCCTCAACGCAGAAAACTACAGAGTCTGATGTCAGTTCAAGCCAAGAGAGCACCAATAGTGATGCTAAGGATGAACTGTGA